TTACGCCCTGCAAGCTTAGGCTTCTCAGCTGCCGTCATCTCGGCGCATTTGGAGCTGTGACTCCTGAGTTCTCTTGATCAATTaccacctcccctccctccccagccacccagcctcagtcattcattcatcaaactttTATTGAGCACCCACTGCGTGCTTGGCTCCGAGGATGTGGAGATAATTTGTCTAGGAGCTTAAGAGCCTACTGCAGGAGCTCCACCCCGCTGCCCTCTTCAACCTTCTAgttcctgcttccttccttcctctggctGCAGCTTGTGTAAGCCCCCCTGGAGctctattttggaaaattctaagctgggagctggggagacCTTGGGGGGGCTGTCGTACTGAGCTGGGTGACCTTTAGCAAGTCAgtcacatcacacacacacacacacacacacacacacacccatctgTCCCTGCTCATAAAAGGGCACAAGAAGCCTTGGGCTCTGAGAGACTGTGGAGATGGATGAGATGGATGAGTGGGGCCCAGCTTGGAGAGATGTGAGTAGTACTCGGCACTGACGATATTACAGAACACGGCTGCCGTGGCCATGAGCACTCAGCTACTGCACTGTCACAGGCTCGGCCCTATTGCTCTGCCTTGGGAGGCTCTGGCAGCCCCTCCCCTAACCCCACCCCTTTGGAGACATCATGGAAAAGGATCTATCTTTTTTATGCATTTGATTGCTGTATCTCAGGGTACCATAGTGATGGGCACCATAGAGATGAGAACTGACTTATTGGCTCATCTCTTCATTCCAGGGCCCTTCCCCAACCTCAAGCCGACCCCCACTACACACACCCACAAAGCTCCCAGGTCAGTATGCCCAgaagggtgggaggcagggcccCTGGTAAGTGGAGCagatgaaatgagaaaaacctactctctcttccctccctctcaatcatctccctctcccttcttccctcctccctcccattaCCAACAACAGTTGTGTTCAGACCTGATAATTACAGTAACAGCAACAATAATCATCATTTATTGGGTTTGTTTTTCCTGCATTTTAACTTCCAAAACCATTTTCCAATCTCTTGTTCATTTTAACATCCATCTCTAGGGGAAAGCTGTGCCCATTTTATAGCTGGGGAAGCTGAGATCTAAACAGGACCCCAAGTCATGGGTAGAGTAGGTTTACAGCAGCTTGTAACTATTAACAAACCAGATGAGACTCCAGTGGTCTTTCAGAGGCCCTGAATTGCAAATCTTGGTTTCCTGGGTCATTCCCGAGTTCCTCCCATCCTTGGGACTTATTCAACAGCTTTTAGGGGATGCCAGCAGAACTGAAAATGAGGCTGCGGATGAGAATGAGGGCTGGGATGGGGCCTTCCCCCTCTTAGGACTGTTCCTGTGAATAGGGCTGTAGAGTGGAAGTCAGGCGAACTCCTGGGAAGAGCAAGCCCTGGGAAGGGGCTATCTGGCCTCAACCTCCCTTGCCTAAGCCCTGGCCCCCCACCAGCCCTGGAGAAGTTTCCTCTCCCTGTCAGCCCTTTCAGAGGGAGGGGCTCTCTGCTGAGCATTTGGAGGAGTAAGGAATGAAGATCTACCGGGAGGGCAATCTCTGGCCTCAGAAAGGCCCCAGCCTGAGCAGGGAGCCGCAGCCCCCAAACCACATCCCTCTGGGGAGCTCAGAGGTGGTCCCAGGGCCCGACTCTTCTGGGAAGTCTGGGTCCTCCTCCCCAAGGGTGGGGTGAGAAGTTGGGGTTCCCTGAGGCCCCTGTAACCCTCAGTCTCTAAGCAGATTGGCTGTCTGGGCTCAAATTGCCTTTTCCCCAAGACTTGGGGATCTGGAGGCCCAGGAACCCCACTGGGGTCCAGACAGATGAGAAAGGGAGGGCAACCAGGAATTCCCAGGCCTCCCTCTGCTCTGTCCCATTaaaagaggtggaggaggtgaaaacTGAACAGATTTGCTTCCCAAATTCCATCTAGAATTGTAATGTCAGTGATCCCTACCTACCCTGTTAAGACAAGAGGCCAAACTTCCCTACCCAACCTTGCAAGCCCCCTTCCCCCGGGAAAACCTGAAGTCTGGTCCTACAAAGCATGCTGCCCACTTTCAGGGCTCTTTTCGGAAGCTTGAGGGCGGGGGCCAAGCTCTATGCCACCTGACATACACTCTCCATTTCCATGTCCCCTGAGCTGGACTGGGATTCTTTCTTTTGGGGTTCCACCCCTTCCACCTTCTCCACCTCTGCAGTGCCTGTGAGGATGGCCAGTCGCTGGGCCAGGGTCTTGGTGTCAGGGAACAGGATAAAGTTGTAGATCAGCGAAGCCAGGACAGCCCCCGTCAGGGGTCCCACCCAGAAGATCTGAAGAGGCAGAAATGGGCATCCTGCTTGTGAGCCATCAGGACCAGAGGGCGACTTTGGGACCCCACTTGCTTCCTCAGTATTGACTTGGTCTCCCAGGAACCCTCGAGCTGTCTACAAGGCAGCAAGTTCGAGAAGCACGAGTCCTGCCCCCCCCCCTCCACCCTGAGTCCCCGCCTGTGAAGGGATCTAGCTTCCCACGGGGCCGGCCCAGGCTTCCCaccaccctctgcctccctcctctggcCTCCCCTGTTCCGGCCTGGAGCCTGGTTAGTGCTGTTCCTGTCtctgctggtgtgtgtgtgtctatttctgtttgtctttttctttatccaAGTTTGGAAATGGGTCCAGCTGGAGGAAGTGAATAAGGAAACAGCCAGGACTTGAGGGCTGGGCCAAGGCTGCAGCTCTTGCCCTGGCCTATTTCTTGCCAGTCCACTGGGTACCCTGGACTTCTGAAGCTGGAAAGGAAGGAAGTACAAGCCAGGATTCTGGCCCTGGTCTTCTGAGCTTAGGGAAACCTCCACTGGGGGTCaggatggtctgtggcagggagacTTGTCACCCCAAGTGTCTGTGGCCTCCTTGCTGGTGAAAGTCCCTATTGCCACCGGGGCCCTCTCCCCCCACCTGGCTGCCGGCAGAGGGTCTTACCCAGTGGACTGTGAACTTCCCGACGATGATGGCAGGGCCAAAGGAGCGGGCTGGGTTCATGGAGCAGCCGGTGAAGTAGATCTGGGAGTGAGTGCATGTCAGGGTGTGAGGAGGCTGAAGTCAGGCCTGGGAGAGGACAGTCCCCTCTGCCCTGGCTCAGAGCCCCGGTCCCTGCAGCACCCTATCCTGGGCCTGGAGTGTGAGGCACAAGCCTTGACCCCAAGGCATGAAGGGCTCAGGGAGGGACACTTCCTGACCTTTAGGGCCCCTGCAGCCTCCCCAGGGAGGGACAAGTGGATGCATGTACACAGTGTCCCCTTTGCCCCTTACCCCAATGAGGTGGCCCACCGCCACAGAGGCCCCAATTATGGCGGCCGGGGATGCTGAGGTCTGACGGCTGTCGGTGGAAGCGAAGACACAGAGCACAAGCTGCAGGGTCAGAACCAGCTCCACTGCCACCGCCTGGCTAGTTGAGACGCTGTTCCGGACCTGTGTGAGGGGGTtatgctccagccagtgggctcTGCCTAGGGATGGGGACCCCCTGGGCCTCATTTCTTCACTATTAAGGAGTGTGACACTTCACCACCATCAGTCCCAGGACTTAGGGAGCTAATGGTTTGGGGAGAGCTGTGTGGTAGGGTTCAGGTCAGCCCCGAACACTTGGTCCCTGCAGAAGTGAGTGTCACTCTTCCAGCTACATGGGGTGGTTGGGGCCAGTAGTTTAGGGGGTAGGGGGTGCTCAGGACTGGTGGGAAAGAGaaggctggagaagctgtgatGCACATTAACAGGCTGACTGGGAGGCACTGTGGGTAGGAGTGGAAGGTGGGGACTTGGGGAAGTAGGTAGAACACAGATGATTAGAGGAATCTAGGGGAGTTAGGCAGGCCTCAGGGTGCTAGAGAGGGAGGACCGTGAGAAAACAGAGGAGCGAGGGACACTAGGTGGACCTCGGGAGGTACAGTGCTTGCAGGGTCCCCTGCTGCTACACACAGCCCCACCTCTCCGTGCTATCCCGACACTTAAATGCCTGGTCCTCTCTGACTCCTGCACCTTAGTGTGGCTTCTTCTTGCTCCCACTGTTCCTTGCAACATAATCCCATTTCTGCTCTGCCTACACTAAGGCCACAGTCattccccagggcccagggcccaaCCCAAAGCAGGTGTGGGTCGCATGCTCTGTTATCTCCCTGTACCCCCCaatcctggccctgcccagcGCCCCTCCCTGCACCTACCACGTTGACCCCAAGGGTCTCTCGGGCTTCCCCAGGCGTGACTCCGTAAAGCAGAGCAGCCCCCACTGTGGCCCCCGCCAGCTGAGCAGCCACATAGGCCACAGCACGGGGCAGGGAGATCTGGGAGCCCACGAGGAAGGCCAGCGTCACGGCGGGGTTGACATGGGCCCCGCTGGCCTTCCAGGTGACCTGCACGACCATGGCCGTGGCCAGGTTGAAGGTGATGGCAATCTGTAGCACAGAGGGAAGCCCCAAGGGCCACCTCAGAGCTGAGCCCACACCAAAGAACACATACAGCCCTGTGGCCAGGAACTCAGCAAACAAGGCCTTGCTGACGGTGGTCCAGAGCCGGCACACCAGCATCCTGGCCAGGCTGCACCTGCCTGACTCCATTGCGTCCAGGTCCTGGCTGGCTGTTGCCTCCTTTGCTCCTGGGGCCTCTTTCTCTCTTGCCTCTGATACCCTCTGTGTCCTCTGGTCTCTTGTCTCTGGGCTGCTCTGGCCCCGGCCAGCAGCTCCTCCACCAGGCTGCCACCACAAGGGCTGTCTGTGCTGGTCAGACTGGCAGGAACTGGGCTGACAGGGTtttgtgtgtctgggtgtgtggGAGGTGAGGGGGTGGCATGAGGGGTGGTGCTCACATGTCTGCTCCACCCTAAGCTCACCTGACAGCCAGAGGAGGGGGGCCATCCCCGGGCATTGAGCTGGAAACTTCCAGGAGTTTTCCAATCTGGACAAGCCTAACTGCTGCAGGCAGAGGCCCAGCCTGAGGGCCGTGGGTGGGCATGGGATTCCAGGGCGCTCCCATCCCTGGTGTCTGCTTAGACAGAGCAAGATCACCCAGCTCCCCAAGACCAGGGCCTGCTTCAGAGGGCCCCGTGCATTCCCCGGGGCTCCTGTTCTGGCCCCATCGGCCTGCAGGCTTGGCTTCCAAATGGGCTCACGCTATTGGGTGCCCCATAAAGCTAGCTGTGAAAGAAGCTCTCACCCTTCATTCCCACCTAAAACCCCACTCACTGGAGGCAGATGTGAACAGAGTCACCTTTACTGAGGATATGAGCCTGTAGGGGTGCAGAGTGGGCAGATGGAGCGGGGTCTAATTCTACAGTTAATTGGTGACAGTGGGCACCCCTGCTGCCTGTCAGCCAGGAGTTTCTGCCAGCCCTTCACACTTCTCCTGCCTCTTtctgcctccccagcccaccctccaccccaaatCAGCACTTCCCCCTTACATCTCTGCTCTCCTCCTTCTCAGGGCAACTTAACCATTTTTGTGGCTATGCTGGCCCTAAGGCTACCCACACCCTAGGCTCTGCCCTTTAACCCCCAGCAACATGTCAAGGTTTTTTCTGAAACAAAAGTGTTCCCTCCCTAAGAAGAACCTGCCTAACAGTTAATACAGTCTTCACTTCTTAACCATATCTGGGTGCCCAGACCTCACCCCTGGCCATACCCCCCTGACCAGTGCATGTCCCCTGGTGTCCTCAGGCTCCCAGATGTGACTCGTCTCACATTGAGATCCTCATCTCTCCTTGTGCCCGCCAAAGTCACTCCTGTTGTCCCCGGCTCGGTAGATGGCACCTGGGTagcctccctgaccttgcctccTGCCCCTGTCCAGTGAAGGCATCCAGTCCTACTGATTTTGAATCCTAAATATTTCTTGACTGTGCCCTCTTCTTGCCACCCCTGCTGCCCTGCAGCCTGTAACcattttctctgtctcctccctcgCTTGGCTCCAATCAATTATCCACACTGCAGCCcgagtgatctttctaaaatgcaaatctgatcctGCTGCTCCCTGCTGAAATCCCTTTAAAGCCTCCAGTTCCTTCTGTGAGCTCTGTGCCTGGCCTACAAGGTCCTCTGGGTTCCTGCCCCTCCTACCTCCCATCTCCCCGCTTCTTGCCTTGTCCTTTACCCTCTGGCCTCATCAAATGGCCAGTGGTTTTGGAACACTCCATGCTTGCCACCCCCTGGAGggtgctctctcctctccctggagaGCCCTTCTCACGTCCTTTGCTTGGGTAAGTCCTAGTCTATTCCTAAGGCTCAGCTTTGATGTTACCTCCCCCTTTCCTGGGTGAGGGCCCTTCTGTGTGCTCCCCCTACACCTGGCCACCATTGGGTGCTGCCATGGTGTTAGTCTCCCCAGTGAGGTGGTGACCCCTTTGTGGGTAGGACCAAGTTTTGCTCATCCCTACATGTAACACCTCACACAAGGACTGGCTCACTTCTGTAGTAGGTGCTccgtaaatatttgttgaatgaatgagtgaataaaagcTTCTTGACCTCCTGGAGGCAGGTGACTTTCATATCTGCCACATTTCAGCTGGCTATTCTTGCAGCCTTATACCTGTCCTCACCTGGGACTGGGTCTTCTGAAATCTTCAAGTGAAACGTCCCAACTCTGATCACAGGCTCTGTCCATCTTGTCCATCTCTGCCCGTCTCCCATCTCAGTCCCAGTCACATCCCTCCCCcagtctctcccctctcccctttctgtTTGCCCAGCCATCCTGGCTTCACTCTACCCATTCCAGCCAGATCCCCTGGCATCTCACCTCAGTGCCCTCCGTCCCAGCTCCCTATTCTCTGCACCAAACATCCCCCCCATCTCTCCATCCTCATTCTCTTCCATACTCTTCTACTCCTGTCAGCACTGCTGAGCGTTGCTGGAGAAACTCACCCAGCCGTGCAGACTGCTGCCATGACAAGTCCCTAGTTTCTGGCCTCAGCAGGGGTCACAGCTCTGGCCAGCAATCTTTGTACCGCCCCcaggcagctccctccccattctTCTAAGCCCTGCTTCAAACCTTCCCACTCTCTCCAAGTACCCTACTTGCTCTGGCTTTCTTCCAGCAGATCAACTTGCCTCCTGACCCACCTAGAAAGTGAAACCAGAAGGCAAGACTTCTTCCCATCTCCCCTACAGCCACAAACTCGCCAGCAGCTGCCCCATGCCCTCCCCAGCTTCCCTCTGGCCCTGAAAAGAGGCAGCCCTTCTCTTGTGTCTGAGTCGGGACCCCTCTTTGTGCTCTCAGCTCCTTTTGAGGGACTGGGGCCCTCTCTTGGCCGGTCTCAGCCACATCTATGGTTTTCACTTCTCCCTTTCCTGGCTGCTTCTTTATAACATGCCTGGGTAATGGCAGAGTAGTGGAGAGACCATGGGTTTGGAATGCCTTTCCTCTTCGTCTCTTTCAACACTTTGCTCAAGTTTGACTCCTCTATGAAGCCAGCCCTGATTTTCCCCACCAGCAGTAGGGTGGGGGCGAGCTTTGTAGAGAAGTTGGTCTTGGGTAAAGCCTGTGGCTACTTCTGGCTTTGGTTTCTTCGGTGCCTCCACTGTTCCAGTGCAGACTCCCAAGCTTGCTTTCTAAAGGAGTCTTTCAGAAAATGCTCAAGATTGAAGGAATGTGGCTGTAGGGGCAGCGTGGGTGACATTCCTCCCTGGCATGGCGGTGAGGGGGACTCCTTGTCCAGCGGCTGTCCCAGGGAACCTCAAGGGCATCTCTCCCCTTCCTTGCCCTCAGACAGAGCTATAGAGGGCCTGGGGACAGACACTTACCAGTTCCTACATCCTACCTAGCTCAGTTTCTGCACCCGAACACCAGGCACCAAATAGCAGTTAATGCCTATCTTTTGAGAAActttgattttattgttttacaGTAAAGCGAAAGCGCTTGAACACTGCCATGTGTTCTGTACCCCTGACCAGTGCTTGGTGCCTGTGACCTCAGTTTCGCCATTTATGGTGGAGATGATAATTCCCACCTCCCCATATGTTGGTAGGAGTGAATGTACTGACGCCCAGGAGAATGTCTCCAAGTCAGAAAATGTTGGTTATTAGGATTGCCACCTCCCTACGCACTCTGGTGAGACAGCTGCGAGGACTGTGCTGGGCTGGGAAGGGTCCAGGACAAGTGCAGGGCCGGCCCTTGTCTCCAGCTGGCCTAGAACAGAGCCTCCTGAGGCCCGCCTGGGACAAGGCCGTTCAGTCCCTGAGGGCAAGTGGACATTGGCCAGGACTTGCTCCTGCTCCAGCCAGCATGTCCCCAGACCCAGCCAGTCCTGGGCCCTAGAGGCATGCTTTGAGGTCACTCATGCTCCGAGGGCTTTCGTCAAGCCCCACATCTGGCTGTCTGCAGCTGCCTGTCAGGCGGCTGTGTGCTCTTAACCTCCCAGAGGTCTGTCTCCGGGCTCCTCAAATGACTGGGGTGGGTGTCTgtggggaggtgtgtgtgtgtgtatgagccCCCACACTTGATGGGCAATGTGAGCTCTGACTGGGGTCCTCTCTTGGTGCTTGGAGAAGGTAGGTGAGcaagaaggaggggaaggaggagggaactgggagagaagagaagggacaATAGAAACATGACAGAAAGGGAAGGATTCAAGGTAATTTCCCTTGCACCCCCTCACCCATCCCCACAAAAAACTGgaaagaggaagctgaggctcagaaaggggcTGAGAGAGCCCATCCGCCCAGCAACCCCTCCTCCTGTCTATCCATCTAGACAGCCAACCCCTGGTCTACTCTCTGCCTTTACCCCTAGTCCTCCTCCATCTCTCCATCACATCACCATGCTCATCTTCCTACCTGGTGAAAACTGGCAGCTTCTGGGCACaggcggagggggaggggggaagccTCCTACAGGAGGATCAAAGCTCTTCCGGAGTTCTGTCTTCAGTGGAACAGAGGGTCAGAGGGGGACTGAGCATGTGTGTACTTGGATGTGACACATACGTGTGCCTCTCTGGGAACACATGGAGCCAGACACCCAGGTCTGGTCCCCAGGGCCGCGGGAGAGAGAATGGGGGACAAATGATGAGGCTCTGCACACACGCGGAGTGAGCAGTCTATGCCGAGAAGACGCAGCCCTCTGGGTCTGTCCTAAGGGCAGTGTAGAGTGGGCTCGGCGAGTGCGATCTCGTGTGTGCGCAGGTCTTTGCGGCCCAGAGCGGGGCCTCGCGGGGAGGATCCGACACCAGGGAGCGCGGCGCCCTCTGCTGGCCAAACAGCCCCAACCGCCGCACCCGGTCAGCCCCAAGCCCTAGGCGGACCCTCGCCCTCCGGACCGCCTGTACCTCCCTCGGACTGGATGCCCCACCCGACCCTGAGAGTCTGTCCCCGAGACACCCACCGTTCATTGGATTATGCTCCCCTTGGGCCTGTCCCAGAAAGGAACCAAGTTGCTGGGCTGGATGGAGAGGCTAGCCTTCCAGTCAGGGCTGTGCCTCACCTGAGTCGTGTGTGGAAGGGTGAGAAGTTCTGATGCTCTCATCCACAGCTGAtggaggaggaagctgaggctcagattGGGGCTGAGAGAGCTGAccctcccagcaacccctcttcctcctcctgtccaTCCATATAGACAGCAAACCCTCTGTCTGTTCTCTGTCCTTATCCATAGTTCTCCTCCATCTATCATGTCACCTTGTCCACTCTCCTACCTGGTGAAAACTGGCAGCCCCTGGGCAgaggggggagtggggagaggaggaaaggatCTCCTCTCTTCTGCACCCACTCCCAGacagaggggtggggtggagtagGGGTAGCTGCTTCTTGGTGTCCCAGGGGGCCCACTCCTGAGAGACTCCCCttgtctccccaccctccacgcCCCATCTGACTGGTGACCAGACTGGAGACTTGGGGAAGAGGAAGCACCGCAGCGGTGGATTTGGTGGACGAGGTCCCCCCCTGCTGGTCAGAGCTGGCACTTGCGCCAGGCTCTTGGgtaggggcaggggtggaggcagTGGCTGGGGGAACTGATCCTTTACTGGGGCCCTGAGGTTCTGCCATTCGATGTTAACTGTAAGAGAGCCGTGAGcaggcaggacagggcagggccaGCTGCAGCTCCCATTTACAGACACTGAACTCAAGTCTGCAGGAGTTCTAGGGAGTCTGcccctcctcactccctcccGGAGGGGCTGACCCTTGCCAGCCACCATCCATAGCTTCTCCCACCCCTTCTCAGACCATCTCCTGGCCCTACTGGCCCCCTTCTCttctgaaacaaaaatgaaaaccacaTGGAGAGGCTCGCACTCCAGGGAGAAGGGGAGCTCAAGTTCAAACTCTCAGGAGAGGGAGTCCCAGAACTGGGGTGTGGCTGAGGTCCCAGATGTGTACGTGCTGGATTCCCCTCAAACTAGCGAATTGAGCTTGTGCTCTGGCGCACCTGGCCATGTTTGCACAAGCTTTTCTCTTCCATCCACTGTCTTATTGTATCCTCACCACAATCCATGAAGTGGGTACAAGCACCCCCACTTTATAGAAGAGGTCATGGAAACTCAGAGAGTTTATGTTACCCTGAATCGCACAGCCAGACTTGACCTCCAAGCCAGACTCTGTAAGTCTGATGTGTCCTGAGCTGCCGTCTGCCCCCTTCCCCACAGAGAGCAGTGCAGTCCTGGGAATCTCCCTCCCAACTTTAATCTGACCccataacaaccctgtgagggAAACATTTTTTTATCCTGACTTCACAGCTTAAGAGACAGAGGCTCAGCGGGTTTAAAGAGGTTTCCTAAGGAGGGTCAGTGGCAGGAGGGCAGTCAGGTCATGAGGTCAGAGCTATAG
The Vicugna pacos chromosome 12, VicPac4, whole genome shotgun sequence DNA segment above includes these coding regions:
- the AQP6 gene encoding aquaporin-6 — its product is MESGRCSLARMLVCRLWTTVSKALFAEFLATGLYVFFGVGSALRWPLGLPSVLQIAITFNLATAMVVQVTWKASGAHVNPAVTLAFLVGSQISLPRAVAYVAAQLAGATVGAALLYGVTPGEARETLGVNVVRNSVSTSQAVAVELVLTLQLVLCVFASTDSRQTSASPAAIIGASVAVGHLIGIYFTGCSMNPARSFGPAIIVGKFTVHWIFWVGPLTGAVLASLIYNFILFPDTKTLAQRLAILTGTAEVEKVEGVEPQKKESQSSSGDMEMESVCQVA